One segment of Pirellulales bacterium DNA contains the following:
- a CDS encoding Gfo/Idh/MocA family oxidoreductase produces MATNGALNRKLRMALVGGGQGAFIGRVHATAAVLDNRAVLVAGALSSDPKRGKASAADYDIPADRAYGSYQELIEKEKALPPDRRIDFVSIATPNHTHFEIAKAAAEAGFNVICDKPLTLDLAQAEQLADVVDRTGVVFAVTHNYTGYPLVRQARQMVLGSELGEINAIRSFYLQGWLRTRLELQNQKQATWRSDPAKSGAAGCWGDIGTHAFNLARYITGLMPQSISGHLKVFEPGRALDDYGTVVVRFENGALGTVTASQISHGRENDLWIEIDGTKGSLEWHQEEPNKMWLKRNGQPHALYTRDPNAPFMNEAGKAACRLPSGHPEAFFEAFANVYRAAYDSMILRATGQKFPTVDTIYPNVSDGVEGMYFIQQSVASTKENGAWLPLRHKRARK; encoded by the coding sequence CGTTGGTCGGCGGCGGACAAGGGGCATTTATCGGCCGGGTGCATGCCACGGCGGCAGTGTTGGACAACCGGGCCGTCTTGGTCGCCGGAGCGCTTAGCAGCGATCCAAAGCGAGGTAAAGCCTCGGCCGCCGATTACGACATTCCCGCCGACCGCGCTTACGGTTCCTATCAAGAACTCATCGAAAAGGAAAAGGCGCTGCCGCCCGACAGGCGGATCGATTTCGTTTCCATCGCCACGCCCAATCATACGCATTTCGAAATTGCCAAAGCCGCCGCGGAAGCGGGCTTCAATGTCATCTGCGATAAGCCCCTCACCCTGGATTTAGCGCAGGCCGAACAGTTGGCCGACGTGGTTGATCGCACCGGCGTGGTGTTTGCTGTTACGCACAACTACACCGGCTATCCACTGGTGCGGCAGGCCCGGCAAATGGTCCTTGGCAGCGAGCTGGGCGAAATCAACGCCATCCGTTCGTTCTACTTGCAAGGTTGGCTGCGGACCCGTTTGGAGTTGCAAAATCAAAAGCAGGCCACGTGGAGGTCCGATCCCGCGAAAAGCGGCGCGGCCGGCTGCTGGGGCGACATCGGCACCCACGCCTTCAATTTGGCCCGCTACATTACCGGGCTGATGCCGCAGTCGATCAGCGGGCATTTGAAAGTGTTTGAACCGGGCCGGGCGTTGGATGATTACGGTACTGTTGTTGTTCGATTTGAAAATGGGGCGCTGGGCACCGTGACGGCCTCGCAAATCAGCCATGGCCGTGAAAACGATCTGTGGATTGAAATCGACGGCACCAAGGGTTCGCTGGAATGGCACCAGGAAGAACCCAACAAAATGTGGCTCAAGCGCAACGGCCAGCCACACGCTTTGTACACCCGCGATCCGAATGCACCGTTCATGAACGAGGCTGGCAAAGCCGCGTGCCGCTTGCCCAGTGGACATCCGGAGGCGTTTTTCGAAGCGTTCGCCAATGTTTATCGGGCGGCCTACGACAGCATGATTTTGCGCGCCACGGGCCAAAAATTTCCCACGGTCGACACCATTTATCCCAACGTCAGCGACGGCGTAGAAGGCATGTACTTCATCCAGCAAAGCGTCGCCTCGACCAAAGAAAACGGCGCGTGGCTGCCGCTGCGGCACAAGCGGGCACGGAAGTGA
- a CDS encoding response regulator, which yields MRKDTVGRPMEVLLVEDNRMDAHFAIRALEKANFQHRCTLVVDGVEAMDYLQRRGIFARAPRPDVILLDLELPKKDGREVLSEIRADEDLRDIPVVVLTGSTDEADMAHTQMLQVESYLIKPVNLSKFLDVVRELKRFWHQGVILPTV from the coding sequence ATGCGTAAAGATACTGTTGGTCGTCCGATGGAAGTGCTTTTGGTGGAAGATAACCGCATGGACGCCCACTTTGCTATTCGTGCCTTGGAGAAGGCCAACTTCCAGCACCGTTGCACGCTGGTGGTCGACGGCGTCGAAGCGATGGATTATTTGCAGCGGCGCGGCATTTTCGCCCGCGCCCCACGACCCGACGTCATTTTGCTCGATCTCGAACTGCCCAAAAAAGACGGCCGCGAGGTGCTGTCGGAAATTCGCGCCGACGAAGATCTGCGCGATATTCCCGTGGTGGTGCTGACCGGCTCGACCGACGAAGCCGACATGGCTCACACGCAAATGCTGCAGGTGGAAAGCTATTTGATCAAACCGGTCAACCTGAGCAAGTTTTTGGATGTGGTGCGCGAGCTGAAACGCTTTTGGCACCAGGGCGTGATTTTGCCGACGGTGTAG